Proteins from one Ranitomeya variabilis isolate aRanVar5 chromosome 1, aRanVar5.hap1, whole genome shotgun sequence genomic window:
- the ALDH6A1 gene encoding methylmalonate-semialdehyde/malonate-semialdehyde dehydrogenase [acylating], mitochondrial, translating into MLQLRRLLRPSIRIAGVNYSSAAVPLTKLFINGHFVESKTSDWIDIHNPATNEVIGRVPQATQGEMEAAIKACERAFPAWSETSILNRQQIFLRYQQLIKDNLKELARLITLEQGKTLADAEGDVFRGLQVVEHACSVTSLMLGETLPSLTKDMDTYTFRLPLGVCAGIAPFNFPAMIPLWMFPMAMVCGNTYLMKPSERVPGATMFLAQLLQDAGAPDGTLNIIHGQHSAVNFICDHPAIRAISFVGSNQAGEYIYERGSRNGKRVQSNMGAKNHGVVMPDANKENTLNQLVGAAFGAAGQRCMALSTAVLVGDAKKWLPELVEKAKKLQVNAGDQAGADVGPLISKEAKRRVCSLIDSGVKQGATLLLDGRSIKVKGYENGNFVGPTILANVTPDMTCYKEEIFGPVLVVLGADTLDEAIDIVNKNPYGNGTAIFTTNGATARKYTHLADVGQVGVNVPIPVPLPMFSFTGSRASFRGDTNFYGKQGVYFYTQLKTVTSQWKEEDATLTSPAVVMPTMGR; encoded by the exons ATGCTGCAGCTCCGGCGGCTCCTTCGG ccctcaattagGATTGCAGGCGTGAATTATTCCTCTGCGGCCGTG CCTCTCACCAAACTCTTTATAAATGGGCATTTTGTGGAGTCGAAGACGTCCGACTGGATCGACATTCACAACCCG GCCACGAATGAGGTGATCGGGCGGGTGCCACAAGCCACGCAGGGTGAGATGGAAGCAGCGATCAAGGCTTGTGAACGTGCGTTCCCAGCCTGGTCGGAGACCTCCATCCTGAACCGGCAGCAGATCTTCCTGCGCTACCAGCAGCTCATTAAGGATAACCTG AAAGAGCTGGCACGTCTGATCACGCTGGAGCAGGGGAAGACGTTGGCCGATGCAGAAGGAGATGTCTTCCGTGGACTGC AGGTGGTAGAGCACGCATGTAGTGTGACCTCGCTCATGCTGGGGGAGACCTTGCCCTCTCTGACCAAGGACATGGACACTTACACTTTCCGCCTGCCGCTGGGTGTCTGCGCTGGCATCGCTCCCTTTAACTTTCCCGCCATGATCCCGCTCTGGATGTTCCCCATGGCCATGGTTTGTGGGAACACGTACCTGATGAAGCCGTCCGAGCGCGTTCCTGGAGCCACCATGTTTCTTGCCCAATTGTTACAAGATGCTGGCGCTCCAGATGGCACCTTGAATATTATACATGGTCAGCACTCAG CGGTGAATTTCATATGTGATCATCCCGCCATCCGTGCCATCAGTTTTGTGGGGTCTAACCAGGCTGGAGAATACATCTATGAAAGAGGGTCTCGAAATGGCAAGAGAGTCCAGTCTAACATG GGGGCCAAAAACCACGGCGTTGTGATGCCAGATGCCAATAAGGAGAATACTCTGAACCAGCTTGTTGGAGCAGCATTTGGTGCTGCAGGACAGCGCTGCATGGCATTGTCAACTGCTGTTCTGGTTGGGGACGCAAAGAAATGGCTGCCGGAACTGGTGGAAAAAGCAAAGAAATTGCAAGTGAATGCCG GCGATCAGGCCGGGGCTGACGTGGGGCCCCTCATCAGTAAAGAGGCAAAGCGGCGTGTGTGCAGCCTGATTGACAGCGGGGTGAAGCAGGGCGCAACACTTCTACTCGATGGCCGCAGCATCAAAGTGAAGGGCTATGAAAATGGCAACTTTGTGGGGCCTACAATACTGGCCAACGTTACG CCAGACATGACCTGCTATAAAGAGGAAATCTTTGGGCCAGTGCTGGTGGTCCTCGGAGCCGACACTCTGGATGAAGCGATAGACATCGTCAATAAAAACCCCTATGGAAATGGCACCGCAATCTTTACCACAAATGGAGCCACAGCCCGAAAGTACACTCATCTGGCAGATGTGGGACAG GTTGGAGTAAATGTGCCCATTCCAGTGCCGCTGCCAATGTTCTCATTCACTGGATCCCGTGCCTCCTTCCGGGGCGACACAAACTTCTATGGCAAACAG ggGGTTTATTTTTACACCCAGTTAAAGACTGTGACCTCTCAGTGGAAAGAGGAGGATGCCACACTAACCAGTCCGGCCGTGGTCATGCCAACCATGGGCCGGTAA